One Leptospira kirschneri serovar Cynopteri str. 3522 CT DNA segment encodes these proteins:
- a CDS encoding DUF1554 domain-containing protein, with protein sequence MIAQKIDFLKKVPSLWNEIYIFSNWIKNIQKIIYSFLIMFCFLSSCSVPFPDFNSSLLLLPLLNANNTNNVSDPNLELKYIFVTVTGTTGQLGAGAVTGADNICTNEKNTNFTSLPGNGTDYKALIASTVAPIRRACNATPNCTNSVENTNWVLLPNQEYYKGTVTSPVKVFTTNPAGIVIFPSLSSIDSNAATTWWTGIENDWISSPDHCANWTDGTAVSNGQFGIGNTISNASIGSGFTLDCSISRKLVCVRQ encoded by the coding sequence ATGATCGCACAAAAAATCGATTTCTTAAAAAAGGTTCCCTCTTTGTGGAATGAAATTTATATTTTTAGTAATTGGATTAAAAACATTCAAAAAATAATATATTCTTTTTTGATTATGTTTTGTTTCTTATCGAGTTGTTCGGTTCCGTTTCCGGATTTTAATTCGAGCCTTTTGTTGTTACCTTTGTTGAATGCAAACAATACAAATAACGTTTCTGATCCTAATCTCGAATTGAAATATATTTTTGTCACCGTTACAGGAACAACCGGACAATTAGGTGCGGGGGCCGTGACCGGGGCGGACAACATTTGTACGAACGAAAAAAACACGAACTTTACTTCTTTACCCGGAAACGGGACCGACTATAAGGCTTTGATTGCTTCGACGGTGGCTCCTATACGAAGAGCTTGTAATGCTACTCCTAATTGTACCAACTCTGTGGAAAATACAAATTGGGTTCTTTTGCCTAATCAAGAATATTATAAGGGAACGGTCACTTCTCCTGTAAAAGTATTTACTACTAATCCTGCGGGGATTGTAATTTTTCCATCTCTTAGTTCGATTGATTCTAATGCTGCTACTACTTGGTGGACGGGAATAGAAAACGATTGGATTTCCAGTCCGGATCACTGTGCTAACTGGACGGATGGAACTGCCGTTAGTAATGGACAGTTCGGTATCGGAAATACCATTTCTAATGCTTCTATCGGGTCAGGATTCACTTTGGATTGTAGTATTTCCAGAAAACTAGTCTGTGTTAGGCAATAA
- a CDS encoding YceK/YidQ family lipoprotein: protein MFIKFIVSVFIILQFSCNSTSAIVYTFKGKEKFYPYSGAVLAFERLIWETCPPKPFSKSFWDVLILIDLPFTLVFDTILLPVSFPYYLYVESGSPGSKSWYYNTRKEKLYTFIAKNSSNDILSLTLEILEKDSKYIYIKLLMSISRLEEKVLHLQKKGIALNKDLEYLMSVSYNGKIDPGLQLKQHVEIVGIVYEQFREHPKLKSINDEDLWKNYFEIVWRNYFSKGGLIRNPDVLKKILDEFSDPKDTAILFQEIASFYSERSRDGLYPDFVISPSSQSTFESFEVRSNLGLPKTNQEFWKNQIQILLELDRMIRKDFTHLKKSLDPVWKEAISSGVVSYHYTALEKVFREFPKETKISIENLFKKAIDSDNPDSVQFVGEYISDFSIYFASDRKMILTVLRSSKILEKLLQAGLDPNRIYGFKKSVFVNGRWIDGIEEDTFLILCLEDSKETSINSLQLLLKYGAKTDLAVKRYSLGKEYLYNPHAALENSNSSLKRKIFTEWMKKKFK, encoded by the coding sequence ATGTTTATTAAGTTTATTGTATCGGTTTTCATTATATTACAATTCAGTTGCAATAGTACATCGGCTATTGTATATACTTTTAAAGGGAAAGAAAAATTTTATCCGTATTCTGGAGCGGTACTTGCTTTTGAACGTTTGATCTGGGAAACATGTCCTCCTAAGCCATTTTCAAAAAGTTTTTGGGACGTATTGATTCTAATCGATCTTCCTTTTACCTTAGTGTTCGATACCATTCTTTTACCGGTATCTTTTCCTTATTACTTATATGTGGAATCCGGTTCACCTGGATCTAAAAGTTGGTATTATAACACGCGGAAAGAAAAACTTTATACTTTTATAGCAAAGAATTCTTCGAACGACATTCTAAGTTTGACTTTAGAAATTCTAGAAAAAGATAGTAAATACATATATATAAAGTTGCTAATGTCTATCTCACGTTTAGAAGAAAAAGTTTTACATTTACAAAAGAAAGGAATTGCTCTCAATAAAGATTTAGAATATTTGATGTCAGTTTCGTATAACGGTAAAATAGACCCAGGATTACAATTGAAACAACACGTTGAAATTGTAGGTATAGTCTATGAACAATTTAGGGAACATCCAAAATTAAAATCTATAAATGATGAAGATTTATGGAAAAATTATTTTGAAATCGTATGGAGAAATTATTTTTCTAAAGGGGGACTCATTCGTAATCCGGACGTTTTAAAGAAAATTTTAGATGAATTTTCAGATCCAAAAGACACAGCCATTTTGTTCCAGGAGATTGCTTCTTTTTATTCGGAACGGAGTCGAGATGGACTTTATCCTGATTTTGTCATAAGCCCTAGTTCTCAAAGTACTTTTGAATCTTTCGAAGTCCGTTCAAACTTAGGACTTCCAAAAACAAATCAAGAATTTTGGAAAAACCAAATTCAAATTTTATTGGAACTAGATAGAATGATTCGTAAGGATTTTACTCATTTAAAAAAAAGTTTGGATCCAGTTTGGAAAGAAGCGATTTCATCCGGAGTTGTATCTTATCATTATACTGCTTTGGAAAAAGTGTTTCGAGAATTTCCGAAAGAAACAAAAATCTCCATCGAAAATTTATTTAAAAAAGCAATAGATAGTGATAATCCCGATTCTGTACAGTTTGTAGGAGAGTATATTTCCGATTTTAGTATATATTTTGCATCTGATCGAAAGATGATCCTTACCGTGCTCCGATCTTCTAAGATACTTGAAAAATTGTTACAAGCGGGATTGGATCCCAATCGGATCTATGGATTTAAAAAAAGCGTATTCGTCAACGGTCGCTGGATCGATGGGATTGAAGAAGATACTTTTTTAATACTTTGTTTAGAGGACAGTAAAGAAACATCCATAAATTCATTGCAATTATTATTGAAGTACGGAGCTAAAACGGATTTAGCTGTAAAAAGATATTCTCTTGGAAAAGAATATTTATACAATCCTCATGCTGCTTTAGAGAATTCTAATTCTTCTCTTAAACGTAAGATATTTACAGAGTGGATGAAAAAGAAATTTAAATAA
- a CDS encoding energy transducer TonB gives MVTSNSTITIAKKSRFRRWIDRYRMEFFLSVSFLLQIFILFFWYTPSVQFDRLDRLVDEVAFVDNLVIQEPNVGEAADDGEFEVTDTIKKKEDPRIAGAQDAIISGATAPVDLTPNITPDYPDEARSAGITGTSTLEVIIAENGQVLRVRSVGKSLGFGLDEAAIEAFYKKRYSPSILDGKPITVKVLIPVRFSLY, from the coding sequence ATGGTAACATCTAACTCTACAATTACCATCGCGAAAAAGAGTAGGTTCAGAAGATGGATTGATCGTTATCGGATGGAATTTTTTCTTTCCGTCTCCTTTCTTCTACAAATATTCATTCTATTTTTTTGGTACACACCTTCCGTTCAATTCGATCGATTGGATCGGCTTGTAGATGAAGTTGCATTTGTAGACAACTTAGTCATTCAAGAACCAAACGTTGGAGAAGCAGCAGACGACGGAGAATTTGAAGTAACCGATACAATTAAAAAAAAGGAAGATCCTAGAATTGCAGGCGCACAAGACGCAATCATTTCCGGCGCAACCGCTCCGGTAGATCTAACTCCGAATATCACTCCAGATTATCCCGACGAAGCCAGATCTGCAGGTATTACCGGAACCTCTACTTTAGAGGTAATCATTGCAGAGAATGGACAAGTGTTAAGAGTTCGTTCTGTCGGAAAATCCCTTGGGTTCGGTTTAGACGAAGCAGCAATCGAAGCATTCTACAAAAAAAGATATTCTCCTTCCATTTTGGACGGCAAGCCGATCACAGTCAAAGTTTTGATTCCGGTTCGATTTAGTCTTTACTAA
- a CDS encoding ExbD/TolR family protein: protein MSLKKKKNPPSIPVSSMADIAFLLLVFFMVTSVLDTDPDLPIALPDVPGGEQLNKKIANLYLGADKAVYFNQVKMPLNEAINHVRAKLTTTPDLKVLIHADKNLPYAELDGTFELLKEAGALKISLVTKTTQGGGL from the coding sequence ATGAGTTTAAAAAAGAAAAAAAATCCACCTTCGATCCCAGTCAGCTCAATGGCGGACATCGCATTTTTACTTTTGGTTTTTTTTATGGTTACTTCCGTTTTAGATACGGACCCGGATCTACCGATTGCTCTTCCAGACGTTCCAGGTGGAGAACAGTTAAATAAAAAAATAGCAAACCTATATCTAGGCGCGGATAAAGCGGTATATTTCAATCAAGTCAAAATGCCTTTGAACGAAGCGATTAATCACGTAAGAGCCAAACTTACTACTACTCCCGATCTTAAAGTTCTGATCCACGCAGATAAAAATTTACCATATGCAGAATTAGACGGCACCTTTGAACTTTTGAAAGAAGCAGGTGCATTGAAAATATCCCTAGTCACAAAAACCACTCAAGGCGGAGGCCTTTGA
- a CDS encoding ExbD/TolR family protein, protein MIRIKKKRTLEEISASSMSDIAFLLLVFFMVTAVFFVKEGLNIQLPRKNSNPTLILRENIYEILVTGDLVKMKNKSIGTKEYRNLIDFRQELNLMEIPDIENKVALIKTTGDTKYGNMLDALSAVQIRGFKQISVKRLK, encoded by the coding sequence ATGATCCGAATCAAAAAGAAACGCACCTTAGAGGAAATATCCGCGTCTTCAATGTCGGATATCGCATTTCTATTATTGGTGTTTTTTATGGTGACCGCCGTATTCTTCGTAAAAGAAGGATTGAACATTCAACTTCCCAGAAAGAACTCAAACCCTACGTTGATTTTACGAGAAAACATCTACGAAATTTTGGTAACAGGCGATTTGGTTAAGATGAAAAATAAATCGATTGGAACTAAAGAATATAGGAACCTAATCGATTTTAGACAAGAACTCAATCTGATGGAAATCCCAGATATAGAAAACAAAGTCGCATTAATAAAAACGACCGGAGATACAAAATACGGCAACATGTTAGACGCGTTATCCGCCGTTCAAATTCGAGGATTTAAACAGATCTCCGTAAAAAGGCTGAAATAA
- a CDS encoding MotA/TolQ/ExbB proton channel family protein, with translation MKFFSIKKEFKWVFVAQILSGMISISTSVIFAQDKTPEQTQTTPTTETSKTETPKADKSWGFVDLFLLGGWTMYPLALSSIVALGIIFERIYFLATAKLLPKGYNIDLGETMDSKGLDSVRGFLDERKDYKITQVLAGGIEVSSGDAEIFAKGVEREAAEVITVLERGLVILAAVSTIAPLIGFLGTVSGMINAFDAIANADQVNAKVVAGGIKEALITTAAGLIVAIPAMTFHQYLTSRIDGFTSEIEEAANRIYKEFLKRNSQKV, from the coding sequence ATGAAATTTTTCTCTATAAAAAAAGAATTCAAATGGGTGTTCGTAGCACAGATCCTTTCTGGAATGATTTCAATTTCCACATCTGTAATATTCGCACAAGATAAAACACCGGAACAAACACAAACCACTCCCACAACTGAAACATCTAAAACCGAAACTCCCAAAGCAGACAAAAGCTGGGGATTTGTAGATCTTTTTCTCTTAGGCGGTTGGACCATGTATCCTTTAGCACTTTCTTCAATCGTAGCGTTAGGAATCATATTTGAAAGAATTTATTTCCTAGCTACAGCAAAACTTCTTCCCAAAGGATACAACATAGACTTAGGCGAAACCATGGACTCAAAAGGTTTGGACTCGGTTCGCGGATTTCTAGACGAAAGAAAAGACTATAAAATCACTCAAGTTTTAGCGGGTGGAATCGAAGTATCTTCCGGAGACGCTGAAATTTTCGCAAAAGGTGTAGAAAGAGAAGCGGCGGAAGTAATTACCGTATTGGAAAGAGGACTTGTAATCCTTGCTGCAGTTTCTACGATCGCTCCTTTGATCGGATTTTTAGGAACCGTTTCCGGTATGATCAACGCATTTGACGCAATCGCAAACGCGGATCAAGTAAACGCAAAAGTAGTCGCTGGTGGTATTAAAGAAGCGTTAATTACAACTGCTGCGGGTTTGATCGTTGCGATCCCTGCAATGACATTCCATCAATACCTGACTTCTAGAATCGACGGTTTTACTTCCGAAATCGAAGAAGCAGCAAACAGGATATATAAGGAATTCTTAAAAAGAAATTCCCAAAAAGTATAA
- a CDS encoding DUF1564 domain-containing protein, which yields MDILLLNDCQKIESALVENSVGTDSLLVPDDYWNRLNSQERKALRSKLPILLRKYSKRIASMERLHYKAGKIKYNRGVGKMKKFSIRVNTGVWANLGVLAAAHGVSRCYLFNYMLWLEDLGGEEDFFVKTLNQGVPSFHWTYKMIWKINRRQNLISRELQFEPNPMTNKYPYYLHTS from the coding sequence ATGGATATTCTTTTATTGAATGACTGTCAAAAAATTGAGTCTGCTTTGGTAGAAAATTCTGTTGGAACGGATTCCCTTTTGGTCCCGGATGATTATTGGAATCGTTTGAATTCTCAAGAGAGAAAAGCTCTTCGGAGCAAACTTCCCATTTTATTGAGAAAGTATTCTAAGCGGATCGCTTCGATGGAACGTCTTCATTATAAGGCAGGGAAAATCAAATACAATCGTGGCGTTGGCAAGATGAAAAAGTTTAGCATTCGTGTGAATACTGGGGTTTGGGCGAACTTGGGTGTGTTAGCGGCCGCCCATGGGGTTTCGAGATGTTATCTTTTCAATTACATGCTTTGGTTGGAGGACCTGGGTGGAGAGGAAGATTTTTTTGTGAAAACTTTGAACCAAGGAGTTCCTAGCTTTCATTGGACTTACAAAATGATCTGGAAGATAAACAGGAGACAAAATCTCATTTCGAGAGAATTACAATTCGAACCAAACCCAATGACGAACAAATATCCGTATTATCTTCATACGTCCTAG
- a CDS encoding TonB-dependent receptor, with translation MKHKILSLFFFLSLMTSPVLGQSTGKLVGKIVDSESGDPVFGTVIIVRSIKAATRSDFDGKYELNLPPGEHSVEFQMIGFATQFKKVTISPGARVSMNVVMGAQVLDTVEVKGRGLENSESALLALQRKSGVVSDAISEEAIKKSPDSSAGDVLRRVTGITLVGGRFIFVRGLGERYSNTILNDSVIPSPEPDKRIVPLDLFPAGVIKNIRVIKTASAEDSAEFSGGIVKIETKEYPDTLSLSVSLGVGKNTQVAGHKFKTFDTGEMNNNFGLVSKKQELPDMIAGLPKVIPFVEGDRFGGIPTSLIKVGALSFNQEWSPKEEDSPFNKSFSISAGNSFKTEKWGRFGILAGTTYNRSYNYREEANARFQASNPISIYLKDSNMLRPLNQNNLKIYGEEVLWGNNLNLAYEPKIGQQFFIKTLYSVQSDKIVREGDGSNYIDNFNFKSTNLNFISRTIFNNTLGGEHEVRAFSARPHKVEWNVNYALAERDEPDARNQAWSQGGTDLANGYRRLGNNPDGTRYFSNTADTVRSQSLKYEIPFNQWDGLQSKLKFGISNLDRFKHFEFREIAQRNFTGSDRDVIYPIPGEVIYNPLAYANGNRKIYERASGNNAYDASQALRAAFAQLEVPILAKLKSIVGVRYEDSYQKTKTYDLKNSWNGFNTSYGCKTNSEEERLLLVRANICDATNVGIGELRTKDKLPSANVVWEFAKDMNLRLGYSQTLTRPDLRELSPFGFAAYFQADRIFGNASLQRTYIHNYDLRWEYYITNTDYIGVGAFFKNLSNPIELIGLPVAGSASLVYKYANAQQATIRGIELDYRKELLWWLRVEANVFFIKSRVDVIDSKIYGLITTGQVDPLSTYAAYSPTTLNRPLQGQSDFVANLKVDMFVSKSKKHNVGFYYNYFSDRIALVGSDGVPNAIQKGTGTSDVVYTYRHNDRLDFRSSVRNVMNTQFKITQTDPLTGQEYVFQKYRTGLDVSFSATYKL, from the coding sequence ATGAAACATAAAATTCTAAGCTTATTCTTTTTTCTCTCTCTGATGACAAGTCCTGTATTAGGTCAATCCACCGGTAAACTGGTTGGTAAAATCGTGGATTCGGAATCGGGAGATCCTGTTTTTGGAACTGTGATCATCGTTCGATCGATCAAAGCTGCTACTCGAAGCGACTTCGACGGTAAATACGAATTGAATCTTCCACCAGGCGAACATTCTGTAGAATTCCAAATGATAGGATTTGCCACTCAATTTAAAAAAGTTACGATCTCTCCGGGTGCTCGGGTTTCTATGAACGTAGTGATGGGAGCTCAGGTGTTGGATACGGTAGAAGTAAAAGGTAGAGGTCTTGAAAATTCTGAATCCGCCTTATTGGCTTTACAAAGAAAAAGCGGGGTTGTTTCCGATGCGATCAGCGAAGAAGCGATTAAAAAAAGTCCGGATTCTTCCGCTGGAGACGTTCTTAGAAGAGTAACGGGAATCACTCTTGTGGGTGGTAGATTTATTTTCGTACGAGGTTTAGGAGAAAGATATTCAAATACCATTTTAAACGATTCCGTAATACCTTCTCCCGAGCCAGATAAAAGAATCGTTCCTTTAGATTTATTTCCTGCGGGTGTGATTAAAAACATTAGAGTTATTAAAACCGCTTCCGCAGAAGACTCGGCGGAATTTTCCGGCGGTATCGTTAAAATCGAAACCAAAGAATATCCGGACACTCTTTCACTTTCCGTTTCCTTAGGTGTGGGAAAGAACACTCAGGTGGCCGGTCATAAATTCAAAACGTTTGATACCGGAGAAATGAACAATAACTTCGGTTTGGTTTCTAAAAAACAAGAGCTTCCAGATATGATCGCAGGTTTGCCAAAAGTGATTCCATTTGTGGAAGGAGATCGTTTTGGAGGAATTCCTACCAGTCTGATAAAAGTAGGAGCCTTGTCTTTTAACCAAGAATGGTCTCCAAAAGAAGAAGATTCCCCTTTTAACAAATCCTTTAGTATTTCCGCAGGAAATTCGTTTAAGACTGAAAAGTGGGGAAGATTTGGAATCCTTGCAGGAACCACGTATAACAGAAGTTATAACTATAGAGAAGAAGCAAATGCTCGTTTTCAAGCCTCCAATCCTATTTCCATTTATTTAAAAGATTCTAATATGTTACGTCCTCTGAATCAAAACAATCTCAAAATTTACGGGGAGGAAGTTCTTTGGGGTAACAATTTAAATTTAGCTTATGAACCTAAAATCGGACAACAGTTTTTTATAAAAACGTTATATTCGGTGCAGTCCGATAAAATTGTCCGAGAAGGAGACGGCTCCAATTACATTGACAACTTTAATTTTAAATCCACAAACCTAAACTTCATCAGTAGAACCATCTTCAACAACACATTAGGCGGAGAACACGAAGTCAGAGCCTTTAGCGCAAGACCTCATAAAGTGGAATGGAACGTCAATTACGCGTTAGCCGAAAGAGATGAACCAGACGCAAGAAATCAGGCTTGGTCTCAAGGTGGAACCGATCTTGCAAACGGTTATAGAAGATTGGGGAACAATCCGGACGGAACCAGATATTTTTCTAACACCGCAGATACCGTCAGAAGCCAGTCTTTGAAATACGAAATTCCTTTCAATCAATGGGACGGACTTCAAAGTAAGTTGAAGTTCGGAATCAGCAACTTAGATCGTTTTAAACATTTTGAATTTAGAGAAATCGCACAAAGAAACTTCACCGGTAGCGATAGAGACGTGATCTATCCGATTCCTGGAGAAGTAATTTATAATCCTTTGGCCTATGCAAATGGAAATAGAAAAATTTACGAACGTGCGTCCGGAAACAACGCATACGACGCTTCTCAAGCGTTACGCGCCGCTTTCGCTCAGTTAGAAGTTCCGATTCTTGCAAAATTAAAATCGATTGTAGGAGTCAGATACGAAGACAGTTATCAAAAAACCAAAACCTACGATCTTAAAAACAGTTGGAACGGCTTTAATACCAGCTACGGATGTAAAACTAATTCCGAAGAAGAAAGACTATTGTTAGTCAGGGCTAATATTTGCGATGCGACTAATGTTGGAATCGGGGAACTAAGGACAAAGGACAAACTTCCTTCTGCAAACGTGGTTTGGGAATTTGCAAAAGACATGAATCTTAGATTAGGTTATTCTCAAACCCTTACAAGACCGGATCTAAGAGAACTTTCTCCTTTCGGTTTTGCCGCCTACTTTCAAGCAGACAGAATTTTTGGAAATGCAAGTCTTCAAAGGACTTACATTCATAACTACGATCTTAGATGGGAATATTATATTACAAATACAGATTATATCGGAGTCGGTGCCTTTTTTAAAAATCTTTCCAATCCGATCGAGCTGATCGGTCTACCAGTTGCGGGAAGCGCAAGTTTAGTGTATAAATACGCAAACGCCCAACAAGCAACAATCCGAGGAATCGAATTAGATTATCGTAAAGAACTTCTTTGGTGGTTAAGAGTAGAGGCAAACGTTTTCTTTATCAAGTCAAGAGTGGACGTAATCGATTCTAAAATCTACGGTTTGATCACCACTGGACAAGTGGACCCTCTTTCGACATACGCGGCCTACTCCCCTACTACCCTCAATCGACCTCTACAAGGTCAATCTGACTTTGTAGCCAATTTGAAAGTAGACATGTTCGTAAGTAAAAGCAAAAAACATAATGTAGGATTTTATTATAATTACTTTAGCGATAGAATCGCACTGGTAGGATCAGACGGAGTTCCAAACGCAATCCAAAAAGGAACCGGAACCTCCGATGTGGTTTACACTTACAGACATAACGATCGTCTTGATTTTAGATCTTCCGTCAGAAACGTCATGAACACACAATTTAAAATCACACAAACAGATCCTTTAACAGGACAAGAATATGTATTTCAAAAATATAGAACCGGTTTGGACGTTTCCTTTTCCGCAACGTATAAATTATAA
- a CDS encoding LA3241 family PerA/PerB upregulated protein, which translates to MFQKKFENKILQKLSYWTKKVNEVITYNQYHFVFFNILIFIFLSAFSFDCKKSNPEPNLNKELTDPKYKLEILKDQEILKSEIKESYKIQNSSPSVEKAIQIALTEIRDNPNRQDDSLRYSCSPEEIRKIYLPNNVNQNNITANSKIEDSMYLIRLRRTAGLDKIRKQIQNTNGNFKILPLSQPYNIRKLTNINGYIIGEFDLQIGSKTIRIEEIKLVIEHKNQFKVCTYGT; encoded by the coding sequence ATGTTTCAAAAAAAATTCGAAAATAAAATCCTCCAAAAACTGTCTTATTGGACAAAAAAAGTAAACGAGGTTATTACATACAATCAATATCATTTTGTTTTTTTTAATATTCTAATATTTATATTTTTATCAGCTTTCTCGTTTGATTGTAAAAAGAGCAATCCCGAACCAAATTTAAATAAAGAACTTACCGACCCTAAATACAAATTAGAAATCCTAAAAGATCAAGAAATTCTAAAATCGGAAATTAAAGAATCTTATAAAATTCAAAACTCTTCTCCTTCGGTTGAAAAAGCCATTCAAATCGCTCTGACGGAAATTAGAGACAACCCAAATAGACAGGACGATTCACTTCGTTATTCCTGCAGCCCAGAAGAAATCAGAAAAATCTATCTTCCCAATAACGTAAATCAAAACAATATAACAGCAAATTCTAAAATAGAAGATTCTATGTATCTGATTCGTTTAAGAAGAACCGCCGGTTTAGATAAAATCAGAAAACAGATTCAAAATACAAATGGGAATTTTAAAATTCTCCCGCTTAGTCAGCCGTATAACATACGTAAGCTGACTAATATCAACGGATATATCATCGGTGAATTCGATCTACAAATAGGATCCAAGACGATCCGAATCGAAGAGATCAAACTCGTTATAGAACATAAAAATCAATTTAAAGTTTGTACGTACGGAACATGA
- the lipL48 gene encoding oxidative stress response protein LipL48: protein MKSTFLQRALLLIVSAALLLSSFINCKEDKDDNSMLLLLALLSGGNSDAGAAICDGASVQGGNTVLSGNITSSQNLSAYSSSSLSGIVRVKNGATLTFERGSVIFGTAGSALIIEQGGKIVTNGDAAAPVCFTSSKVSGNRAPGDWGGILIVGDGIGSRAAAQNTEGGTGLQYNSGANDNGSSGNLTYTIVEFAGNEVSPGDELNGLSMYVVGSGTTLDHVQVHRHLDDGIEAWGGAWTGKYLLMTGGMDDDLDLDEAFTGKVQFLIAHKYPTSCGGTASTDPHGFEMDGTHSGGTASATSKTATNVKLSNFTLLGKSVSNGFGARLREGLQGKFSNGAIYGFQAGNVDCVANASVGGPVTSPTFANVLVEASKGNGNTAACSLPTNGLSSTPVISLGSGDSDNCEFATKPDYQPSGEAAALAGSALSAQSSDSFFTDNTTYGGMVNGLNWAFGWTVYRAR from the coding sequence ATGAAATCAACTTTCCTACAAAGGGCTTTGCTTTTAATCGTAAGTGCGGCCTTATTACTTTCTTCTTTTATCAATTGTAAAGAAGACAAAGACGATAACAGTATGTTGTTGCTTCTTGCTCTCTTATCGGGAGGAAATAGCGACGCCGGAGCCGCTATCTGCGACGGTGCTTCCGTTCAAGGTGGAAACACGGTTCTTTCGGGTAACATCACTTCTAGTCAAAATCTTTCCGCCTACTCTTCTTCTTCGTTAAGTGGAATTGTTAGAGTTAAAAATGGCGCTACTCTTACTTTTGAAAGAGGTTCTGTAATTTTCGGAACTGCTGGTTCCGCTTTAATCATCGAACAAGGAGGAAAGATCGTTACAAACGGAGACGCTGCCGCACCCGTATGTTTTACTTCTTCTAAAGTTTCCGGAAACAGAGCCCCAGGCGATTGGGGTGGTATCTTGATCGTAGGAGACGGTATTGGTTCCAGAGCAGCCGCACAAAACACGGAAGGTGGAACCGGTCTTCAATACAATAGCGGTGCCAATGATAACGGAAGTTCGGGTAACCTTACTTATACGATCGTTGAATTTGCCGGAAACGAAGTTTCTCCCGGTGACGAGTTAAACGGACTTTCTATGTATGTGGTAGGAAGTGGTACTACTTTAGATCACGTTCAAGTTCACAGACATTTGGACGACGGTATAGAAGCTTGGGGTGGCGCTTGGACTGGTAAATATCTTTTGATGACCGGTGGAATGGACGACGATTTAGATTTAGATGAAGCTTTCACTGGAAAAGTTCAGTTCTTAATCGCTCATAAATATCCTACTAGTTGTGGTGGAACCGCATCCACCGACCCACACGGTTTTGAAATGGACGGAACTCATAGCGGTGGTACCGCATCCGCGACTTCTAAAACGGCCACAAACGTAAAACTTTCCAACTTTACTCTTCTTGGAAAAAGCGTTTCCAACGGATTTGGAGCAAGACTGAGAGAAGGACTTCAAGGTAAATTTTCGAACGGAGCCATTTACGGTTTTCAAGCCGGAAACGTTGATTGTGTAGCGAATGCAAGCGTAGGTGGTCCAGTGACCTCTCCTACTTTTGCAAACGTCTTAGTAGAAGCTTCTAAAGGAAACGGAAATACCGCGGCTTGTTCGTTACCTACAAACGGACTTTCTTCCACTCCTGTAATTTCCTTAGGTTCTGGAGATTCGGATAACTGCGAATTTGCGACCAAACCGGATTATCAACCTTCCGGAGAAGCCGCGGCTTTAGCCGGTTCCGCTCTAAGCGCTCAATCCTCGGATTCGTTTTTTACCGATAACACCACTTACGGCGGTATGGTAAACGGTTTGAACTGGGCTTTCGGTTGGACCGTTTATAGAGCAAGATAA
- a CDS encoding LIMLP_04285 family protein, with translation MITKQFGFLCVCALFSFNSLFADTVTNSKTNEVIENVKTLENEQGIIVEYQDGTRRGFKKEAVTIQKKEVTWTKEDESKEETKSDRFLALGSMSLLLILFFILP, from the coding sequence ATGATTACAAAACAATTCGGATTCTTATGTGTATGCGCACTATTCTCTTTCAACTCACTTTTTGCGGACACAGTCACAAACTCTAAAACAAATGAAGTGATTGAAAATGTTAAAACTTTAGAAAACGAACAAGGAATTATCGTAGAATACCAAGACGGCACAAGAAGAGGTTTTAAAAAAGAGGCCGTTACAATCCAAAAAAAAGAAGTCACTTGGACAAAAGAAGATGAATCAAAAGAGGAAACCAAATCAGATCGTTTTCTTGCTCTGGGATCAATGAGTTTACTTTTAATCTTATTCTTTATACTTCCATAA